A genomic stretch from Bifidobacterium sp. ESL0769 includes:
- a CDS encoding acyl-CoA dehydratase activase-related protein, with protein sequence MADVMKTKTTEHEVTPLQVGLDIGSTTVKAVVLDKSNDLKDVLFSDYRRHNANVRATVAGLLRDIKKQLEQEGRGSQPINLAITGSGGLGLADDMDVPFVQEVIAETKAIDQVYPEADVIIELGGEDAKITYLKPTPEQRMNGSCAGGTGAFIDQMATLLDTDASGLNDMAKNYKLLYPIASRCGVFAKSDLQPLINDGADKPDLAASIFSAVATQTIAGLASGRPIHGNVVFLGGPLFFLSELREAFARALEGKVDKFIVPENAHLYVAYGAALMCGDDNELDSGQHFEPHSCQEIIDDLEALKNKPVDTATMPPLFPTEEDRRKFNERHGKEQVKVGTLEGAKGPHFLGIDAGSTTIKATLINDDREIVWSSYGTNDGSPLDAAVEIVRKIEKALPAEAWIARSCATGYGEGLITTGLHLDEGVVETMAHYRGAEMVSPGVTAVIDIGGQDMKYLAIADGVIDSISVNEACSSGCGSFLQTFAYSMGLTIEEFTQAALNSDHPVDLGSRCTVFMNSSVKQAQKEGASVENIAAGLCYSVVRNALYKVIKLRDAGQLGDTIEVQGGTFLNDAVLRAFELLTGKEVTRPNIAGLMGAFGAALTARMHYEDAHDTDETAEHTKSAIVQGDELDHLSMTSERDVCKRCQNRCKLTITTFQDGSRYVTGNRCERGADAKAERSDRPNLYDYKYKRVFAYRRLTDKKAYRGEIGIPRALNMYENYPFWFTLLTNLGFKVRLSGRSSHELFQTGIESIASENICYPAKMVHGHIKWLLDRGVKTIFYPCVSYEENLVEGDTDNHYNCPIVANYPVVIEANMAELREPGIRYMRPYFNLADHELMVDRIVEEFAWTNVTREEAEKAVKAAYAEDKIFKHDVQQEGLRALAYMKEHNCRGIVLAGRPYHIDPEINHGIPETICSLGMAVLSEDSICELQPGEKLHLSEYLSKDEKDPRTKDEGGFREVGDRKVINMPLRVANQWAYHSRLYVAANFVASYPGLELVQLNSFGCGIDAITTDQVSEILADKADVYTLLKIDEVSNLGAAKIRLRSLKAAIEERENNKAKLKKAADKAELEAKSAADDVANISETANEEDAMESAQTTAEEAAKKAAEAKAREEAAAKRKAELKDAESKLEEAKAQLAAAQAAVDAAENQAQNAKQNIDSAAADSANSAEDSDNVEVPADKQGEFRKTGSEAPTPGRQVLLDSVMKANPKLTESMKEASRRANGETVATGSAKTDRANVISKDGKKSASKSAAGKTKKRSKGTLSAYAHKVRFQKDMRRDYTIVAPQMSPVHMSLVESVIRSGGYKFDVLKMADQQDVETGLKYVNNDACYPAIMVVGQLVDSIIKGKYDPNKVCLAITQTGGMCRATNYYGLIRKALVDAGYPQVPVIALSTQGIEDNPGFTATPTLLWRAVKALVIGDLLMKCHYRVRPYEKVKGSANQLYEMWDKIVRETIEHHGHSATAKAKIGKGYLPYQTLLNEIVKSFDALPLRNIPRKPRVGVVGEILVKYHPDANNHLVDQIEEQGCEAVVPGIMEFMTTRPYITDWNEKNTGMGGNKKAYAVMRWGLDRILNPVRRAIDLSHGKFSQDTPMPELVKLASTVTSIGVQAGEGWLLTGEILELIKSGCPNVVCAQPFACLPNHVTGRGMFGKIRRLHPEANIVSIDYDPGASAANQLNRIKLMIAAAKKADQKLAKAD encoded by the coding sequence ATGGCTGACGTGATGAAAACCAAGACAACGGAGCATGAAGTTACGCCCCTGCAGGTCGGGCTCGATATCGGTTCAACTACGGTCAAGGCCGTCGTGCTGGACAAAAGCAACGACTTGAAGGATGTGCTCTTCTCGGATTATCGGCGGCACAATGCCAATGTTCGCGCCACGGTGGCAGGCCTGCTGCGTGACATCAAGAAGCAGCTTGAGCAAGAGGGACGCGGCTCCCAGCCGATCAATCTCGCCATCACCGGTTCCGGCGGCTTGGGCTTGGCCGACGATATGGACGTTCCGTTCGTCCAGGAGGTCATCGCCGAGACCAAAGCCATCGACCAGGTCTATCCCGAAGCCGACGTGATTATCGAACTCGGCGGCGAAGATGCCAAGATTACCTATCTGAAGCCGACTCCCGAGCAGCGTATGAACGGTTCCTGCGCAGGCGGCACCGGCGCGTTCATCGATCAGATGGCCACTTTGCTGGACACCGATGCGTCCGGCTTGAACGATATGGCCAAGAATTACAAGCTGCTTTACCCGATCGCCTCGCGTTGCGGCGTGTTTGCCAAGTCCGATTTGCAGCCGCTGATTAACGACGGCGCCGACAAGCCCGATCTGGCCGCCTCCATTTTCTCCGCCGTGGCTACACAGACCATCGCAGGTCTCGCCTCCGGCCGTCCGATTCATGGCAATGTCGTGTTCCTCGGCGGGCCGCTCTTCTTCCTTTCCGAGCTGCGCGAAGCCTTCGCCCGTGCGTTGGAAGGCAAGGTCGACAAGTTCATCGTCCCCGAGAACGCCCACCTTTATGTGGCATACGGTGCCGCGCTGATGTGCGGTGACGACAACGAGCTCGATAGTGGTCAGCATTTCGAGCCTCACAGTTGCCAGGAGATCATCGACGACCTTGAAGCTTTGAAGAACAAGCCGGTCGACACCGCCACGATGCCGCCGCTTTTCCCGACTGAAGAGGACCGTCGTAAGTTCAACGAACGTCACGGCAAGGAACAGGTCAAGGTCGGTACGCTTGAAGGTGCGAAGGGCCCGCATTTCTTGGGCATCGACGCCGGCTCGACCACCATCAAGGCGACGCTGATCAACGACGACCGCGAGATTGTTTGGTCGTCGTATGGCACCAACGACGGCAGCCCACTTGATGCGGCCGTTGAAATTGTACGCAAGATTGAAAAGGCGTTGCCTGCCGAGGCATGGATTGCGCGTAGTTGCGCCACCGGTTACGGCGAAGGGCTGATCACCACCGGTCTGCACTTGGATGAGGGCGTGGTGGAGACCATGGCGCATTATCGCGGCGCCGAAATGGTGAGCCCCGGCGTCACCGCCGTCATCGACATCGGCGGGCAGGATATGAAGTACCTGGCCATCGCCGACGGTGTTATCGACTCGATTTCCGTCAACGAGGCGTGCTCGTCCGGCTGTGGCTCGTTCCTGCAGACCTTCGCCTATTCCATGGGTTTGACCATTGAGGAATTCACGCAGGCCGCGCTCAATTCCGACCACCCGGTCGACCTGGGCTCGCGCTGCACTGTGTTCATGAACTCGTCGGTCAAGCAGGCGCAGAAGGAAGGCGCGAGCGTCGAAAATATCGCGGCCGGCCTGTGCTATTCTGTGGTGCGCAATGCCCTTTATAAGGTCATCAAGCTGCGTGACGCTGGCCAGCTCGGCGACACCATCGAAGTGCAGGGCGGCACATTCCTCAACGACGCCGTGCTGCGCGCCTTCGAGCTGTTGACCGGCAAAGAGGTCACCAGGCCGAATATCGCAGGCCTTATGGGTGCGTTTGGTGCGGCGCTGACCGCGCGTATGCACTATGAGGATGCCCACGATACCGACGAGACTGCGGAACATACCAAGTCGGCCATCGTACAAGGTGATGAACTCGATCATCTGTCGATGACCTCCGAGCGCGACGTGTGCAAGCGTTGCCAGAACCGTTGCAAGCTCACCATCACGACCTTCCAGGACGGTTCGCGCTATGTCACCGGTAACCGCTGTGAACGCGGCGCCGACGCCAAGGCCGAACGCAGCGACCGTCCGAATCTTTACGATTACAAGTACAAGCGTGTCTTCGCCTATCGTCGCCTGACCGATAAAAAGGCTTACCGCGGCGAAATCGGCATCCCGCGGGCGCTCAATATGTACGAGAACTATCCGTTCTGGTTCACGTTGCTTACCAACCTTGGTTTCAAGGTCCGGCTTTCCGGCCGATCCAGCCACGAGCTTTTCCAGACCGGCATCGAGTCCATCGCTTCCGAGAACATCTGCTACCCGGCGAAGATGGTGCACGGGCATATCAAGTGGCTGCTCGACCGCGGTGTCAAGACCATTTTCTATCCGTGCGTTTCGTACGAGGAGAACCTGGTCGAGGGCGATACCGACAACCATTACAACTGCCCGATCGTTGCCAACTACCCGGTGGTGATCGAAGCCAACATGGCCGAGCTGCGAGAACCGGGTATCCGTTATATGCGGCCGTACTTCAACCTTGCTGACCACGAGCTGATGGTCGACCGCATCGTTGAAGAGTTTGCGTGGACCAACGTCACGCGCGAAGAGGCCGAGAAAGCCGTCAAGGCCGCTTACGCCGAAGACAAGATCTTCAAGCATGACGTGCAGCAGGAAGGTCTGCGCGCACTCGCCTATATGAAGGAACACAACTGCCGTGGTATCGTGCTTGCCGGCCGTCCTTACCATATCGACCCGGAAATCAACCACGGCATCCCCGAGACTATCTGCTCGCTGGGGATGGCGGTGCTTTCCGAGGACTCCATCTGCGAGCTGCAACCGGGCGAGAAGCTGCACCTGAGCGAATACCTGAGCAAGGATGAGAAGGATCCGCGCACCAAAGACGAAGGCGGGTTCCGCGAGGTCGGCGACCGCAAGGTTATCAATATGCCGCTGCGTGTGGCCAATCAGTGGGCCTACCATTCCAGGCTTTACGTGGCGGCGAATTTCGTCGCGTCCTATCCGGGGCTCGAGCTCGTGCAGCTCAATTCCTTCGGCTGCGGCATCGACGCCATCACCACCGACCAGGTCAGCGAAATCCTTGCGGACAAGGCCGATGTCTACACGTTGCTCAAGATCGACGAGGTCAGCAACCTTGGTGCGGCGAAGATTCGTCTGCGCTCGCTCAAGGCGGCCATCGAAGAGCGCGAGAACAATAAGGCGAAGCTTAAGAAAGCTGCGGATAAGGCTGAACTTGAAGCAAAGTCAGCTGCCGACGATGTTGCAAACATCTCCGAGACCGCAAACGAAGAAGATGCCATGGAATCTGCACAGACTACTGCTGAGGAAGCAGCCAAGAAGGCCGCTGAAGCGAAAGCTCGCGAAGAGGCCGCTGCCAAGCGCAAGGCTGAGCTCAAGGACGCCGAAAGCAAGCTCGAAGAGGCCAAGGCACAGCTCGCTGCCGCTCAGGCTGCTGTCGATGCTGCCGAAAATCAGGCGCAGAATGCCAAGCAGAATATTGACTCTGCTGCCGCTGATTCAGCTAATTCTGCTGAAGACTCCGATAACGTTGAGGTTCCTGCCGACAAGCAGGGCGAGTTCCGCAAGACTGGTTCCGAGGCCCCGACCCCAGGCCGTCAGGTGTTGCTCGACAGCGTGATGAAGGCGAATCCGAAGCTTACCGAGTCGATGAAGGAAGCGTCGCGCCGCGCCAACGGCGAGACTGTAGCGACAGGCAGTGCGAAAACTGACCGAGCCAATGTCATCTCAAAGGATGGCAAGAAGTCCGCAAGTAAGTCCGCTGCAGGTAAAACCAAGAAACGCAGCAAGGGCACACTTTCCGCTTACGCCCACAAGGTTCGTTTCCAAAAGGACATGCGCCGCGACTACACCATCGTCGCCCCGCAGATGAGCCCGGTGCATATGAGCCTGGTCGAGTCCGTCATCCGTTCCGGCGGCTACAAGTTCGACGTGCTCAAGATGGCCGACCAGCAGGATGTGGAGACCGGCCTTAAGTATGTCAACAACGATGCCTGCTACCCGGCCATCATGGTCGTGGGGCAGCTAGTCGATTCGATCATCAAGGGCAAGTACGACCCGAACAAGGTTTGCTTGGCTATCACCCAGACCGGCGGCATGTGCCGTGCGACCAACTATTACGGCCTGATCCGCAAGGCGCTGGTTGACGCGGGCTATCCTCAGGTGCCTGTCATCGCGCTTTCCACACAAGGAATCGAGGACAACCCCGGTTTCACCGCGACTCCGACGCTGCTGTGGCGCGCGGTGAAGGCGCTCGTCATCGGCGATCTGCTGATGAAATGCCATTATCGTGTTCGTCCTTACGAAAAAGTGAAGGGCAGTGCCAACCAGCTTTACGAGATGTGGGATAAGATCGTGCGCGAGACGATCGAGCACCACGGCCATTCCGCGACCGCCAAAGCCAAGATTGGCAAGGGCTATCTGCCGTATCAGACGCTTTTGAACGAGATTGTCAAGAGCTTCGACGCCCTGCCGCTGCGCAACATTCCGCGCAAGCCGCGCGTCGGCGTGGTCGGCGAGATTCTGGTGAAGTACCACCCGGATGCCAACAACCACCTGGTCGACCAGATCGAGGAACAGGGTTGCGAAGCCGTGGTGCCTGGCATCATGGAATTCATGACCACCCGTCCTTATATCACCGACTGGAACGAAAAGAACACCGGTATGGGCGGCAACAAGAAGGCCTACGCTGTGATGCGCTGGGGGCTCGATCGGATTCTGAACCCGGTGCGCCGCGCTATCGATTTGTCACATGGCAAGTTCAGCCAGGACACCCCGATGCCCGAACTCGTCAAGCTCGCCTCCACCGTCACATCAATCGGCGTGCAGGCTGGCGAGGGCTGGCTGCTGACCGGGGAGATCTTGGAGCTCATCAAGTCCGGCTGCCCGAACGTCGTGTGCGCTCAGCCGTTCGCCTGCCTGCCCAACCACGTCACCGGACGCGGCATGTTTGGCAAGATTCGTCGCTTGCACCCCGAGGCCAACATCGTTTCGATTGATTATGACCCAGGTGCTTCGGCCGCCAACCAACTCAACCGCATCAAGCTGATGATCGCCGCCGCCAAGAAGGCCGACCAGAAGCTGGCCAAGGCCGACTGA